In one Trichosurus vulpecula isolate mTriVul1 chromosome 8, mTriVul1.pri, whole genome shotgun sequence genomic region, the following are encoded:
- the RNASE8 gene encoding ribonuclease 8 yields MAPTLAGSCPLLLLFLGLWEVPDSAKPQNLTSAQWFQVQHVQPSPLQCNKAMGRINSYTQRCKPLNTFLHDSFQNVAVVCGSPSITCKNGQKNCHQSPNAVSLTQCDLTSGKYPKCRYRDTSLVKAFIVACDPPEAGDPPGFQLVPVHLDGTI; encoded by the coding sequence ATGGCACCAACTCTGGCAGGCTCATGCCCCctcttgcttctctttctgggGCTGTGGGAGGTCCCAGACAGTGCAAAGCCTCAGAACCTGACCTCTGCCCAGTGGTTTCAAGTTCAGCATGTCCAGCCCAGCCCTCTCCAGTGCAACAAGGCCATGGGCAGGATTAACTCTTACACCCAGCGCTGCAAACCCCTTAACACCTTCCTCCACGACTCTTTCCAAAATGTGGCCGTCGTCTGTGGATCTCCCAGCATAACCTGCAAGAATGGCCAGAAGAATTGTCATCAGAGTCCTAATGCAGTTTCCCTTACCCAATGTGACCTCACCTCTGGGAAATACCCCAAATGCCGCTACAGGGATACCTCCCTTGTTAAAGCCTTCATTGTGGCCTGTGATCCCCCAGAAGCTGGCGATCCCCCTGGATTTCAGCTGGTTCCTGTGCACCTGGATGGCACCATTTAG
- the LOC118828893 gene encoding ribonuclease pancreatic-like translates to MASHGNERLPLCFGGENLSWVPVRDSSSRLAEPLRRDQKFWKEHHNERSSDQEVQKQMRQINLGKKKCKHINTIIHDQQDKIRDICTNPNSKNVLCKNGWDNCFQGPNTYSVTVCLEKPNSQPGKCLYDCTKVEPAKVTVACENGKPVHLDDAIVHVVM, encoded by the exons ATGGCGTCCCATGGAAATGAGAGGCTACCACTTTGCTTTGGAGGAGAGAACTTGAGTTGG GTACCAGTGAGAGATTCCAGCTCGAGGCTTGCTGAACCTTTAAGAAGGGATCAGAAGTTTTGGAAGGAGCATCACAATGAAAGGAGCAGTGATCAAGAGGTGCAGAAACAAATGAGGCAGATCAACTTGGgcaaaaagaaatgcaaacacaTCAATACTATAATTCATGACCAACAGGACAAGATCAGGGATATCTGCACCAACCCCAACAGCAAAAATGTTCTTTGCAAGAATGGGTGGGACAACTGCTTTCAGGGCCCGAACACATACTCTGTCACAGTCTGTCTAGAGAAGCCAAACTCTCAGCCCGGTAAATGCCTTTACGACTGTACCAAGGTAGAACCAGCCAAAGTCACTGTGGCCTGTGAGAATGGGAAGCCTGTCCATCTTGATGATGCTATTGTCCATGTTGTAATGTGA